A single region of the Vespula pensylvanica isolate Volc-1 chromosome 8, ASM1446617v1, whole genome shotgun sequence genome encodes:
- the LOC122631356 gene encoding forkhead box protein N3-like isoform X3 yields MPPDRPDSTESNSSYDVQEELPINEKSIEKNSHSDDDLTSLSWLHQQNLLKGLEISNPSKDIKNENLLNNNVCDDIADFSENTNSVSSLDDSYCSEISSKKTNSTSQSHGQQNYQHSNRNCQKSGQAFNDCMKGHYETSQSDQTKISLSNNNLPVSNRNKHPTHIPYDPHLHRNSKPPYSFSCLIFMAIEDSPVKALPVKEVYAWILDHFPYFRNAPTGWKNSVRHNLSLNKCFRKVEKAPNLGKGSLWMVDAQYRPNLIQALSRAPFPPPTAQNLSTPEKTQRKNASARLPDPVLFPYLSKRLASSNISETPETEIDSDVDAAAAAMLSFKHGPIILNHNRDRKKKILESEKLVPVITRSSSEDHTYSCITSIKLENKYSNEEVSTDFDEQRKIAEGADALLNLAGVNTTPNNNKMHHVQATNPVSKSESVTKSKRRLVSNDYSSTAEKKRKRWREWGEGNRYLKHIRG; encoded by the exons ATGCCACCAGATAGACCAGATTCCACAG AATCCAATTCGAGTTATGATGTTCAAGAAGAATTACCtatcaatgaaaaatctaTAGAAAAGAACAGTCATTCAGACGATGACTTAACTTCACTCAGCTGGTTACatcaacaaaatttattgaagGGATTAGAAATATCAAACCCTAGCAAGGATATCaagaatgaaaatcttttgaaCAACAATGTGTGCGACGACATTGCAGACTTCTCTGAAAATACAAATTCTGTTTCCAGTTTGGACGATAGTTATTGTTCAG AAATTAGCAGTAAAAAGACCAATTCTACATCACAAAGCCATGGACAGCAAAACTATCAGCACTCGAATAGGAATTGTCAGAAGTCCGGTCAAGCGTTTAATGACTGCATGAAAGGTCACTATGAAACTTCTCAGAGTGATCAAACAAAGATATCATTGAGCAACAACAATTTGCCAGTGTCGAATCGCAACAAGCATCCTACACATATCCCTTACGATCCTCACTTACATAGAAATAGTAAACCACCGTACTCGTTTTCCTGTTTAATCTTTATGGCGATCGAGGACAGCCCTGTGAAAGCTCTTCCAGTTAAAGAAGTTTACGCATGGATTTTGGATCATTTTCCATATTTCAGGAATGCTCCTACTGGTTGGAAAAATTCCGTTCGTCATAATCTAAGCCTCAACAAATGTTTTCGTAAGGTAGAAAAAGCTCCA AATTTAGGTAAGGGCTCATTATGGATGGTAGATGCTCAATATCGTCCAAATTTGATACAGGCATTATCTCGTGCTCCTTTTCCACCTCCGACCGCACAAAATCTTTCTACTCCGGAAAAAACACAAAGGAAGAATGCAAGCGCACGTCTTCCAGATCCTGTCTTATTCCCATACCTATCCAAAAGACTGGCATCTAGCAATATTAGCGAAACTCCtgaaacagagatagatagcGACGTGGATGCTGCAGCCGCCGCTATGCTTTCCTTTAAACACGGGCCAATTATTTTGAATCACAACAGAG atcgcaagaaaaaaatattggaatCTGAAAAATTAGTTCCTGTAATCACAAGAAGTTCTAGCGAAGATCATACATATAGTTGTATCACTTCTATCAAATTGGAGAA CAAGTACTCAAACGAGGAGGTCTCTACTGATTTCGATGAGCAAAGGAAAATAGCAGAAGGGGCGGATGCGCTTCTTAATTTAGCGGGCGTTAATACGACAcccaataataacaaaatgcATCACGTACAAGCTACGAATCCTGTATCAAAATCAGAGAGCGTGACAAAATCTAAAAGACGGTTAGTTTCGAACGATTATTCGAGCACAGCGGAGAAGAAACGTAAACGTTGGCGAGAGTGGGGCGAAGGAAATCGGTACCTAAAGCATATTAGAggttaa
- the LOC122631356 gene encoding forkhead box protein N3-like isoform X1 produces the protein MTSKYGALISWVLCSACLRCPSLENQPRLSSVYQDTDQGRTQRDMPPDRPDSTGMERGIELRSNQIFTFQDATYTTKERNNTNAFVESNSSYDVQEELPINEKSIEKNSHSDDDLTSLSWLHQQNLLKGLEISNPSKDIKNENLLNNNVCDDIADFSENTNSVSSLDDSYCSEISSKKTNSTSQSHGQQNYQHSNRNCQKSGQAFNDCMKGHYETSQSDQTKISLSNNNLPVSNRNKHPTHIPYDPHLHRNSKPPYSFSCLIFMAIEDSPVKALPVKEVYAWILDHFPYFRNAPTGWKNSVRHNLSLNKCFRKVEKAPNLGKGSLWMVDAQYRPNLIQALSRAPFPPPTAQNLSTPEKTQRKNASARLPDPVLFPYLSKRLASSNISETPETEIDSDVDAAAAAMLSFKHGPIILNHNRDRKKKILESEKLVPVITRSSSEDHTYSCITSIKLENKYSNEEVSTDFDEQRKIAEGADALLNLAGVNTTPNNNKMHHVQATNPVSKSESVTKSKRRLVSNDYSSTAEKKRKRWREWGEGNRYLKHIRG, from the exons ATGACGTCAAAATATGGCGCCTTGATCAGCTGGGTGTTGTGTAGTGCGTGCTTGAGATGCCCGTCTTTAGAAAATCAACCGAGACTGTCGTCTGTCTACCAAGATAC TGATCAAGGAAGAACTCAACGCGATATGCCACCAGATAGACCAGATTCCACAGGTATGGAAAGAGGAATAGAGTTGAGATCCAATCAGATTTTCACTTTTCAAGATGCAACTTATACGACAAAAGAACGTAATAATACAAATGCGTTTGTAGAATCCAATTCGAGTTATGATGTTCAAGAAGAATTACCtatcaatgaaaaatctaTAGAAAAGAACAGTCATTCAGACGATGACTTAACTTCACTCAGCTGGTTACatcaacaaaatttattgaagGGATTAGAAATATCAAACCCTAGCAAGGATATCaagaatgaaaatcttttgaaCAACAATGTGTGCGACGACATTGCAGACTTCTCTGAAAATACAAATTCTGTTTCCAGTTTGGACGATAGTTATTGTTCAG AAATTAGCAGTAAAAAGACCAATTCTACATCACAAAGCCATGGACAGCAAAACTATCAGCACTCGAATAGGAATTGTCAGAAGTCCGGTCAAGCGTTTAATGACTGCATGAAAGGTCACTATGAAACTTCTCAGAGTGATCAAACAAAGATATCATTGAGCAACAACAATTTGCCAGTGTCGAATCGCAACAAGCATCCTACACATATCCCTTACGATCCTCACTTACATAGAAATAGTAAACCACCGTACTCGTTTTCCTGTTTAATCTTTATGGCGATCGAGGACAGCCCTGTGAAAGCTCTTCCAGTTAAAGAAGTTTACGCATGGATTTTGGATCATTTTCCATATTTCAGGAATGCTCCTACTGGTTGGAAAAATTCCGTTCGTCATAATCTAAGCCTCAACAAATGTTTTCGTAAGGTAGAAAAAGCTCCA AATTTAGGTAAGGGCTCATTATGGATGGTAGATGCTCAATATCGTCCAAATTTGATACAGGCATTATCTCGTGCTCCTTTTCCACCTCCGACCGCACAAAATCTTTCTACTCCGGAAAAAACACAAAGGAAGAATGCAAGCGCACGTCTTCCAGATCCTGTCTTATTCCCATACCTATCCAAAAGACTGGCATCTAGCAATATTAGCGAAACTCCtgaaacagagatagatagcGACGTGGATGCTGCAGCCGCCGCTATGCTTTCCTTTAAACACGGGCCAATTATTTTGAATCACAACAGAG atcgcaagaaaaaaatattggaatCTGAAAAATTAGTTCCTGTAATCACAAGAAGTTCTAGCGAAGATCATACATATAGTTGTATCACTTCTATCAAATTGGAGAA CAAGTACTCAAACGAGGAGGTCTCTACTGATTTCGATGAGCAAAGGAAAATAGCAGAAGGGGCGGATGCGCTTCTTAATTTAGCGGGCGTTAATACGACAcccaataataacaaaatgcATCACGTACAAGCTACGAATCCTGTATCAAAATCAGAGAGCGTGACAAAATCTAAAAGACGGTTAGTTTCGAACGATTATTCGAGCACAGCGGAGAAGAAACGTAAACGTTGGCGAGAGTGGGGCGAAGGAAATCGGTACCTAAAGCATATTAGAggttaa
- the LOC122631357 gene encoding 60S ribosomal protein L7: MYRPRNSIVVLYRRAIWCGKIYPWLTRVWKVSLPSGRMAEEKKETTAAKKLPAVPESVLKRIRRRESVKAARLQTSIKQRANRYKKRKVIFKRAENYVKEYRTKERDEIRLIRQAKNRGNYYIPGEARLAFVIRIRGVNQVAPKVRKVLQLFRLKQINNGVFVKLNKATINMLRIVEPYITWGYPNLKSVRELIYKRGFAKVNRQRIPITSNSIIEKKLGRSGIICMEDLIHEIFTVGPKFKYASNFLWPFKLNTPNGGWRKKTNHYVEGGDFGNREDKVNELLRRMV; the protein is encoded by the exons ATGTATCGCCCGCGAAACTCAATAGTCGTACTTT ATCGACGCGCCATCTGGTGTGGAAAAATCTATCCTTGGTTGACAAGAGTTTGGAAAGTTTCTCTACCAAGCGGAAGAATGGCGGAAGA aaagaaagaaactactGCAGCTAAAAAGCTTCCGGCAGTACCAGAATCGGTACTGAAAAGAATAAGACGACGCGAGTCAGTAAAAGCTGCACGTTTACAAACATCTATTAAG cAACGTGCAAATCGTTATAAGAAGAGGAAAGTTATCTTCAAGAGAGCTGAAAATTATGTTAAGGAATatagaacaaaagaaagagatgaaattaGATTAATCAGACAAGCAAAAAATCGTGGAAATTATTACATTCCTGGTGAAGCAAGATTAGCCTTTGTCATTCGTATACGTGG tgTTAATCAAGTTGCGCCAAAAGTACGTAAAGTACTTCAGCTCTTCCGTTTGAAGCAAATCAACAATGGCGTATTCGTAAAACTGAATAAGGCTACCATAAATATGCTTCGCATCGTGGAACCATACATAACTTGGGGATATCCAAATTTGAAGTCTGTTAGAGAATTGATTTACAAACGTGGTTTTGCTAAAGTTAACCGACAACGTATTCCTATTACGAGCAACAGTATCATCGAGAAAAAGCTTG GTCGCTCAGGAATTATCTGCATGGAAGACTTGATTCATGAGATATTTACAGTAGGACCAAAGTTTAAATATGCAAGCAATTTCTTATGGCCTTTTAAG CTGAATACTCCTAACGGTGGATGGCGTAAGAAAACTAATCATTATGTAGAAGGTGGAGACTTTGGAAATCGCGAAGACAAAGTTAACGAGCTTCTCAGGAGAATGGTTTAA
- the LOC122631356 gene encoding forkhead box protein N3-like isoform X2, with the protein MPPDRPDSTGMERGIELRSNQIFTFQDATYTTKERNNTNAFVESNSSYDVQEELPINEKSIEKNSHSDDDLTSLSWLHQQNLLKGLEISNPSKDIKNENLLNNNVCDDIADFSENTNSVSSLDDSYCSEISSKKTNSTSQSHGQQNYQHSNRNCQKSGQAFNDCMKGHYETSQSDQTKISLSNNNLPVSNRNKHPTHIPYDPHLHRNSKPPYSFSCLIFMAIEDSPVKALPVKEVYAWILDHFPYFRNAPTGWKNSVRHNLSLNKCFRKVEKAPNLGKGSLWMVDAQYRPNLIQALSRAPFPPPTAQNLSTPEKTQRKNASARLPDPVLFPYLSKRLASSNISETPETEIDSDVDAAAAAMLSFKHGPIILNHNRDRKKKILESEKLVPVITRSSSEDHTYSCITSIKLENKYSNEEVSTDFDEQRKIAEGADALLNLAGVNTTPNNNKMHHVQATNPVSKSESVTKSKRRLVSNDYSSTAEKKRKRWREWGEGNRYLKHIRG; encoded by the exons ATGCCACCAGATAGACCAGATTCCACAGGTATGGAAAGAGGAATAGAGTTGAGATCCAATCAGATTTTCACTTTTCAAGATGCAACTTATACGACAAAAGAACGTAATAATACAAATGCGTTTGTAGAATCCAATTCGAGTTATGATGTTCAAGAAGAATTACCtatcaatgaaaaatctaTAGAAAAGAACAGTCATTCAGACGATGACTTAACTTCACTCAGCTGGTTACatcaacaaaatttattgaagGGATTAGAAATATCAAACCCTAGCAAGGATATCaagaatgaaaatcttttgaaCAACAATGTGTGCGACGACATTGCAGACTTCTCTGAAAATACAAATTCTGTTTCCAGTTTGGACGATAGTTATTGTTCAG AAATTAGCAGTAAAAAGACCAATTCTACATCACAAAGCCATGGACAGCAAAACTATCAGCACTCGAATAGGAATTGTCAGAAGTCCGGTCAAGCGTTTAATGACTGCATGAAAGGTCACTATGAAACTTCTCAGAGTGATCAAACAAAGATATCATTGAGCAACAACAATTTGCCAGTGTCGAATCGCAACAAGCATCCTACACATATCCCTTACGATCCTCACTTACATAGAAATAGTAAACCACCGTACTCGTTTTCCTGTTTAATCTTTATGGCGATCGAGGACAGCCCTGTGAAAGCTCTTCCAGTTAAAGAAGTTTACGCATGGATTTTGGATCATTTTCCATATTTCAGGAATGCTCCTACTGGTTGGAAAAATTCCGTTCGTCATAATCTAAGCCTCAACAAATGTTTTCGTAAGGTAGAAAAAGCTCCA AATTTAGGTAAGGGCTCATTATGGATGGTAGATGCTCAATATCGTCCAAATTTGATACAGGCATTATCTCGTGCTCCTTTTCCACCTCCGACCGCACAAAATCTTTCTACTCCGGAAAAAACACAAAGGAAGAATGCAAGCGCACGTCTTCCAGATCCTGTCTTATTCCCATACCTATCCAAAAGACTGGCATCTAGCAATATTAGCGAAACTCCtgaaacagagatagatagcGACGTGGATGCTGCAGCCGCCGCTATGCTTTCCTTTAAACACGGGCCAATTATTTTGAATCACAACAGAG atcgcaagaaaaaaatattggaatCTGAAAAATTAGTTCCTGTAATCACAAGAAGTTCTAGCGAAGATCATACATATAGTTGTATCACTTCTATCAAATTGGAGAA CAAGTACTCAAACGAGGAGGTCTCTACTGATTTCGATGAGCAAAGGAAAATAGCAGAAGGGGCGGATGCGCTTCTTAATTTAGCGGGCGTTAATACGACAcccaataataacaaaatgcATCACGTACAAGCTACGAATCCTGTATCAAAATCAGAGAGCGTGACAAAATCTAAAAGACGGTTAGTTTCGAACGATTATTCGAGCACAGCGGAGAAGAAACGTAAACGTTGGCGAGAGTGGGGCGAAGGAAATCGGTACCTAAAGCATATTAGAggttaa